In Bacteroidota bacterium, the genomic window AAATCTTTAACAATGGCCGTGAAGGTAAAATAACCAACGTTGCGAAGAAAAAGGCAGTAACGTATACACCCGTAGGACCAAGACCTAATATGTCATCAATCAGAATTCTGTCAATATTAAGGGTGATGACACCTGTTGAGGCTGAGATAATCCCAAATAAGCTCATCAGAGTCATTGTTCTGGAGAGATCCTTTGTTAAAAACTTAAACTGCGGTTTCAGATTGAACTGTCCGGCTTTGATCAGTGATAAAATAATGATAAGCGTGGGCAGCGCAAAGCATATAATATAAACAATAACAAATTGATTGAAATCTACGATACTGAAATAAAAAAGAATAATGCCGATGAGTATTAAAAACCTCTGGAATAGCTCTTTAAGAAAGGTACCTATGACGGCATTATAAAGGACCTTATAATAGTTATCCAGGATGTTGAAATAAAGAATAAATGCAATAAGTGGTATAAGATAGTTAATATATTCCGAAAACAGATAAGACTTCTCAAGGCTTTTTTCGACCAGGATGGGCTTTACAATAAAGAATATGATCAATGACAGTACAAATCCTATAGTTGTAACCAACAGGGCAAGAAAGAGAAAACCATGATGTTGTTTGTTCTGATCCCTGAAAAATGTAAACATCCTGGTAGTGGTGCTGATGAAACCGAGTGAAGACAGCTGAGCGAAAATCAACGAGTAAGAAACAAGGATACTTAGCAGCCCGATTTCCTCTGATTTCAGAATCCTGGGAAATATGATCCCATTGGTGATGAATCCAATAATTACACCTAAATAGGTATATACAGTACCTTTTATCGCTTGTTTCTCAACTATTCCCAACTTTGCTTTCTGTATTAATACATGTATTATTAATCAAGGCAATCATCCAATTTTAGTGTATCCAAAAATTTTCGAATTTCTTATTTATAAAAGAGATAGTTATGTTTATCAAGAGTGAATGCTTTAAATCCATTGCTGAGTAAATGTTTTACAAATGATTCAATTTTCATTAATCCCAAAATTATCGTGATAAAGATGTTATGATTTATGTTTTCTGAATTGTGATTGTACTCCTTTCAGGTATCCCAATGTAACATAAAATCTGAATTTTACGATCATCCAACCTTTAATCCCCTCTAATGTTATTAAATACCAGAAGAACAAGATAAAGGAAGCCAGCCATTTGAATATTTCACCGGATGTCTTTATAACAACAGCATTATTCCCTTCAAAGTATGATCGTTTCCATTCACTAAAACCTATCCCAATAGCCTGCATTCTGATGAATCGCTGCGACAGTCTGCTAGCTGAGACAATATGGAAGACTATGGCCTCGGGTAAATAATAAATTTTCTCTTTATTTGACTTTAAGCGGTTAAAAAGATTCTTTTCCTCACTACCTTCCAATAAATCACCTTTACGACCCAAAGCTGTGTTAAAGTCCCCGTATTTATCAATAATATATTTCCTGAATGCCATATTAGCTCCAATAGGAAATTTATGATAAGTGAATGGCTTCATTTCTTCGCCGAGATCAAGGGCATTAAAAAGTCCGTCATCCAATGTGATTTTTGTGCTTCAAACAAAAGAACGATTTTACCCCCCATAGAAGCCACATCAGGATGTGTTGCAAAGAATGATTGAATAACGCTTAAATAATCCTTTTCAGGCGCATAAGCATCGTCATCAATAAACAGTAGAATATCGCCTTTCGCTTCTCTTATGCCTTTATTCCTTGCAAATGATAATCCTTGGTTGTCCTCGATTAAGTATTTAAAATGAATCTCCGGATTACTTTCTATAAAATCCCTACAAAATGTATCTGTCTGATCAGAGCAATTATTATTGACAAGAATAATTTCGTAAAGCTTTTTATCCATGTTCTGACGGATTAAACTATTCAGACACCTCCTGAGGTATGCTTCTCTGTTATATGTGCAGATTATGATTGATATCACTCTAAACAAATCTAAATTCTGGTATAAAATTCTTAAAATTCCACATGTGATTCAGGAGCACTCTTTTAATGCTTCAAGAACAACCTGTGTCTTGAATGCTGCTGAAAATTTTCTCTAGCCTTTTTTATAATTGACAGGTTTACGCTTTTTGTTCAACTTAGTTCCCTGTCCTAATTTCTCAGACCACCTCAATAATAAAAGATTAAAACTTCTGATAAAAAAATTGGTTTTAATT contains:
- a CDS encoding polysaccharide biosynthesis protein yields the protein MGIVEKQAIKGTVYTYLGVIIGFITNGIIFPRILKSEEIGLLSILVSYSLIFAQLSSLGFISTTTRMFTFFRDQNKQHHGFLFLALLVTTIGFVLSLIIFFIVKPILVEKSLEKSYLFSEYINYLIPLIAFILYFNILDNYYKVLYNAVIGTFLKELFQRFLILIGIILFYFSIVDFNQFVIVYIICFALPTLIIILSLIKAGQFNLKPQFKFLTKDLSRTMTLMSLFGIISASTGVITLNIDRILIDDILGLGPTGVYVTAFFFATLVILPSRPLLKISSAVIADAWRKNDTVKLNDLYYKSCLNQMIIGLLLLIGLWVNIDNIFKILPPVYESGRYVILYIGISFLFDMVIGVNTTLVANSRYYKVGALYMIVWVLLVIITNLILIPIYGIVGSAIASALSKLIVDSLAVLFVYVKFKMFPYNYKFLVILLIGGLAYFIGYLIPEMHHFILDIIIRSSLVAVIYIMLILGLRLSEEMNQNFHKTIKILKGTFKKN
- a CDS encoding glycosyltransferase family A protein, giving the protein MISIIICTYNREAYLRRCLNSLIRQNMDKKLYEIILVNNNCSDQTDTFCRDFIESNPEIHFKYLIEDNQGLSFARNKGIREAKGDILLFIDDDAYAPEKDYLSVIQSFFATHPDVASMGGKIVLLFEAQKSHWMTDFLMPLISAKK